A single region of the Nocardioides sp. W7 genome encodes:
- a CDS encoding SDR family oxidoreductase, translating to MSTRLAGRVAVVTGAGDGIGAAVARAYAAEGARVVVAELSEEKGRAVAEEVDGLFVRTDVSDKAQVHAMIDAAVSSYGSIDVLVNNAWGSTTMCRVEDKTDEMIDIAFAVGFRGPLWAMQAAFPHMKERGWGRVVNMCSLNGVNAHIGSVEYNTTKEALRTLTRTAAREWAPTGVVVNAMCPGAKSAAFRRVMGAHPELEDMADRGNPMGRIGDPLADVAPVAVFLASEDCRYLTGNTLFVDGGAHINGVAWAPELP from the coding sequence GTGAGCACCCGGCTGGCCGGCCGCGTCGCCGTCGTGACCGGCGCCGGTGACGGCATCGGTGCCGCGGTCGCTCGCGCGTACGCCGCCGAGGGGGCGCGCGTCGTCGTGGCCGAGCTGTCGGAGGAGAAGGGCCGCGCGGTCGCCGAGGAGGTCGACGGCCTGTTCGTGCGCACCGACGTCTCGGACAAGGCGCAGGTCCACGCGATGATCGACGCCGCCGTGAGCAGCTACGGCTCGATCGACGTCCTGGTCAACAACGCCTGGGGCTCGACCACGATGTGCCGGGTCGAGGACAAGACCGACGAGATGATCGACATCGCCTTCGCGGTCGGCTTCCGCGGCCCGCTGTGGGCCATGCAGGCCGCGTTCCCGCACATGAAGGAGCGCGGCTGGGGCCGGGTCGTCAACATGTGCAGCCTCAACGGCGTCAACGCCCACATCGGCAGCGTGGAGTACAACACGACCAAGGAGGCGCTGCGCACGCTCACGCGCACCGCCGCGCGCGAGTGGGCGCCCACGGGGGTCGTGGTCAACGCGATGTGTCCCGGCGCCAAGAGCGCCGCGTTCCGCCGGGTGATGGGCGCGCACCCCGAGCTGGAGGACATGGCCGACCGGGGCAACCCGATGGGCCGGATCGGCGACCCGCTGGCCGATGTCGCGCCGGTCGCGGTGTTCCTGGCGAGCGAGGACTGCCGCTACCTGACCGGCAACACGCTCTTCGTCGACGGCGGCGCGCACATCAACGGCGTGGCCTGGGCGCCGGAGCTCCCGTGA
- a CDS encoding nuclear transport factor 2 family protein codes for MSEDRTALVELLAVFAAATDARDWDTITSLLTEDCVAYGARGPQAVVRRMQDHLGGVGPTQHLLGNHRVTVTGDEARALTYGRVHHVGAGPMADSFYECLGEYDDRWVRTAAGWRLTRRGFEIRISLGDPAVLRPA; via the coding sequence GTGAGCGAGGACCGCACCGCACTCGTCGAGCTGCTCGCCGTCTTCGCGGCCGCGACCGACGCCCGCGACTGGGACACGATCACCTCGCTCCTCACGGAGGACTGCGTGGCCTACGGCGCGCGCGGTCCGCAGGCCGTCGTACGGCGGATGCAGGACCACCTGGGCGGCGTCGGGCCGACCCAGCACCTGCTCGGCAACCACCGGGTGACGGTCACCGGTGACGAGGCGCGCGCCCTCACCTACGGTCGGGTCCACCACGTCGGCGCCGGCCCGATGGCGGACTCCTTCTACGAGTGCCTGGGCGAGTACGACGACCGCTGGGTCCGCACCGCCGCGGGCTGGCGCCTGACCCGGCGCGGGTTCGAGATCCGGATCTCCCTCGGCGACCCCGCCGTCCTCCGCCCCGCGTAG
- a CDS encoding AMP-binding protein, with amino-acid sequence MGPLSPETFAEIVASRRGDDAVGLRFEDRQWTWDQVVQESAARAALLADLAPVPAGRQVHVGVLLENVPDFVFWIGGGALAGAVVVGINASRSGPELARDIRHAEIDLIVTEDRLAHLLESGDHGVPAERVLDVDHPAYAALLAPYAGADLPTRVVSPDDIAMLLFSSGSTGAPKAVVVGQGRLGRLTEALVERVRMRRDSVAYLCMPLFHGNAVMLNLATSMRVGATVAMTRKFSASAFDEDVHRYGATFVNYVGRALSYVLSRPEDPRDRTSTLELAVGTEASEADAARFSERFGCEVSEGYGSSEGVFRINRTPDTPNGALGAAIGVDVRVLDEATGQECPRARFDEVGRLLNPEAVGELVAIGGAERFEGYWRNPEAMADRTRGGADFWSGDLGYRDEQGFFYFAGRSSDWLRVDSENFAAAPVERVLARVPGILSAVVYAVPDPATGDQVMCTLELQPGASFDPDAFGAFLSDQPEMGAKWWPRFVRITERIPLTASNKVNKAPLRAAAWVCDDPVFVRVGRTASYALLDAETCSRLEQEFLAHDRAALLPA; translated from the coding sequence GTGGGCCCCCTCAGTCCGGAGACCTTCGCCGAGATCGTCGCCTCGCGTCGCGGGGACGATGCGGTCGGGCTGCGCTTCGAGGACCGGCAGTGGACCTGGGACCAGGTCGTGCAGGAGAGCGCGGCGCGAGCGGCGCTGCTCGCCGATCTCGCGCCGGTCCCCGCCGGCCGGCAGGTGCACGTCGGGGTGCTGCTGGAGAACGTCCCCGACTTCGTCTTCTGGATCGGCGGCGGGGCGCTCGCCGGCGCGGTCGTGGTCGGCATCAACGCCAGCCGCAGCGGGCCGGAGCTGGCCCGCGACATCCGCCACGCCGAGATCGACCTGATCGTCACCGAGGACCGGCTCGCCCACCTGCTGGAGAGCGGCGACCACGGCGTCCCGGCCGAGCGCGTCCTCGACGTCGACCACCCGGCGTACGCCGCGCTGCTGGCGCCGTACGCCGGCGCCGACCTGCCGACGCGGGTGGTCTCGCCGGACGACATCGCCATGCTGCTCTTCAGCTCCGGGTCCACCGGCGCGCCCAAGGCCGTGGTGGTCGGGCAGGGTCGGCTCGGCCGACTCACCGAGGCGCTGGTCGAGCGGGTCCGGATGCGCCGCGACTCGGTCGCCTACCTGTGCATGCCGCTCTTCCACGGCAACGCGGTGATGCTCAACCTGGCCACGTCGATGCGGGTCGGCGCCACCGTGGCGATGACCCGCAAGTTCTCCGCCAGCGCGTTCGACGAGGACGTCCACCGCTACGGGGCGACGTTCGTCAACTACGTCGGCCGGGCGCTGTCGTACGTCCTGAGCCGGCCCGAGGACCCGCGCGACCGCACCTCGACCCTGGAGCTCGCCGTCGGGACCGAGGCCTCGGAGGCCGACGCCGCCCGCTTCTCCGAGCGCTTCGGCTGCGAGGTCTCGGAGGGCTACGGCTCCAGCGAGGGCGTCTTCCGCATCAACCGGACGCCCGACACCCCGAACGGTGCTCTCGGCGCCGCGATCGGCGTCGACGTCCGGGTGCTCGACGAGGCCACGGGCCAGGAGTGCCCGCGCGCCCGGTTCGACGAGGTGGGGCGGCTGCTCAACCCCGAGGCCGTGGGCGAGCTGGTCGCGATCGGCGGTGCCGAGCGCTTCGAGGGCTACTGGCGCAATCCCGAGGCGATGGCCGACCGCACCCGGGGCGGAGCGGACTTCTGGTCCGGCGACCTGGGCTACCGCGACGAGCAGGGCTTCTTCTACTTCGCGGGTCGCTCCTCGGACTGGCTGCGCGTCGACAGCGAGAACTTCGCGGCGGCACCGGTCGAGCGGGTGCTGGCCCGGGTGCCCGGCATCCTGTCGGCCGTCGTGTACGCCGTGCCCGACCCGGCCACCGGCGACCAGGTGATGTGCACCCTGGAGCTGCAGCCCGGGGCGTCCTTCGACCCGGACGCGTTCGGGGCCTTCCTGTCCGACCAGCCGGAGATGGGCGCGAAGTGGTGGCCGCGGTTCGTGCGGATCACCGAGCGGATCCCGCTGACCGCCAGCAACAAGGTCAACAAGGCGCCGCTGCGTGCGGCCGCCTGGGTGTGCGACGACCCGGTCTTCGTGCGGGTGGGCCGGACCGCGTCGTACGCCCTGCTCGACGCCGAGACCTGCAGCCGGCTCGAGCAGGAGTTCCTCGCCCACGATCGCGCCGCCCTGCTCCCCGCCTGA
- a CDS encoding steroid 3-ketoacyl-CoA thiolase, translating into MPVPVIVDAARTPYGRRGGALSGVHAVELLGGIQTAVLERTGIDPALVTEVIGGCVTQAGEQSNNVARFAWLHAGLPEETGATTIDAQCGSAQQSVHLVAAQIAAGMYDVGLACGVEAMSRVPLLSNLGEVGRPRPESWTVDLPAQFEAADRIAGRRGLDRATLDAFGLRSQQRARAAWDAARFEREVVPVKLADGTVVSRDEGLRATSTEALAGLKPIREGGLHTAGSSSQISDGATAAVLVEETRARELGLRPRARLVSQALVGAEPAYLLDGPIRAAQRVLDRAGMTIGDIDLFEVNEAFASVPLSFAQVHEVDPERLNVNGGAIALGHPVGSTGIRLIATIVDELERRDQTFGLVAICAGGAQATAAIIERL; encoded by the coding sequence ATGCCCGTGCCCGTGATCGTGGATGCCGCCCGGACGCCGTACGGCAGGCGCGGAGGTGCCCTCAGCGGCGTACACGCGGTGGAGCTGCTCGGCGGGATCCAGACCGCGGTCCTCGAGCGCACCGGGATCGACCCCGCGCTGGTCACCGAGGTCATCGGCGGCTGCGTGACCCAGGCGGGGGAGCAGTCCAACAACGTGGCCCGCTTCGCCTGGCTGCACGCGGGCCTGCCGGAGGAGACCGGCGCGACCACCATCGACGCGCAGTGCGGCTCCGCGCAGCAGTCGGTGCACCTGGTCGCCGCGCAGATCGCCGCCGGGATGTACGACGTCGGGCTGGCCTGTGGCGTCGAGGCGATGTCGCGGGTGCCGCTGCTGTCGAACCTCGGCGAGGTGGGCCGCCCCCGCCCGGAGAGCTGGACCGTCGACCTGCCCGCCCAGTTCGAGGCGGCCGACCGGATCGCCGGTCGCCGCGGCCTCGACCGCGCCACGCTGGACGCCTTCGGGCTCCGCTCGCAGCAGCGGGCCCGGGCCGCGTGGGACGCGGCCCGCTTCGAGCGGGAGGTCGTCCCGGTGAAGCTCGCCGACGGCACGGTCGTCAGCCGCGACGAGGGCCTGCGCGCGACCAGCACCGAGGCGCTCGCCGGTCTCAAGCCGATCCGCGAGGGCGGGCTGCACACCGCCGGCAGCTCCTCGCAGATCTCCGACGGCGCGACCGCGGCCGTGCTGGTCGAGGAGACCCGGGCCCGCGAGCTCGGGCTGCGCCCGCGCGCCCGGCTGGTGTCGCAGGCGCTGGTGGGCGCCGAGCCGGCGTACCTCCTCGACGGCCCGATCCGGGCCGCCCAGCGGGTCCTGGACCGCGCCGGGATGACGATCGGCGACATCGACCTGTTCGAGGTCAACGAGGCGTTCGCGTCCGTGCCGCTCTCCTTCGCGCAGGTGCACGAGGTCGACCCCGAGCGGCTCAACGTCAACGGCGGCGCGATCGCGCTCGGCCACCCGGTCGGCTCCACCGGCATCCGGCTGATCGCCACGATCGTCGACGAGTTGGAGCGGCGCGACCAGACGTTCGGGCTGGTCGCCATCTGTGCCGGCGGCGCCCAGGCGACCGCCGCGATCATCGAGCGGCTCTGA
- a CDS encoding fumarylacetoacetate hydrolase family protein: protein MTPTAPDTSVTEASIAQAAERLHRAAQTRTPCAPVRDLIGADDLAAAYAVQSRNIEALRDAGATVVGRKIGATSLAVQQQLGVDQPDFGWLFDDMDLTGAPEVPMERLLQPKAEAEIAFVLKADLAEGPLDDAQLRAAVDYAVAALEIVDSRITGWDIAFGDTVADNASSGLYVLGTERRTLEEVEPVEVTMSMSIDGVEVSTGDGAACLGDPLNALAWLARTAREYGEPLRAGQVVLSGALGPMRDVPPGATVTAELSGLGSVTARFSSPVSNPTAEEAK, encoded by the coding sequence ATGACTCCAACCGCACCCGACACCTCCGTGACGGAGGCGTCGATCGCCCAAGCGGCCGAGCGGTTGCACCGAGCGGCGCAGACCCGCACCCCCTGCGCCCCGGTGCGCGACCTGATCGGCGCCGACGACCTCGCCGCGGCGTACGCCGTCCAGTCCCGGAACATCGAGGCCCTCCGCGACGCCGGCGCCACGGTGGTCGGCCGCAAGATCGGCGCCACCTCCCTCGCCGTCCAGCAGCAGCTCGGTGTCGACCAGCCCGACTTCGGCTGGCTCTTCGACGACATGGACCTCACCGGCGCGCCCGAGGTCCCGATGGAGCGGCTGCTCCAGCCCAAGGCCGAGGCCGAGATCGCCTTCGTGCTGAAGGCCGACCTCGCCGAGGGCCCGCTCGACGACGCACAGCTCCGTGCCGCCGTCGACTACGCGGTGGCCGCGCTCGAGATCGTCGACAGCCGGATCACCGGGTGGGACATCGCGTTCGGCGACACCGTCGCCGACAACGCCTCCAGTGGGCTCTACGTGCTCGGCACCGAGCGCCGCACGCTCGAGGAGGTCGAGCCGGTCGAGGTCACGATGTCGATGAGCATCGACGGGGTCGAGGTCTCCACCGGCGACGGCGCCGCCTGCCTGGGCGACCCGCTCAACGCGCTGGCCTGGCTGGCCCGCACCGCCCGCGAGTACGGCGAGCCGCTGCGCGCCGGCCAGGTGGTGCTGTCCGGTGCCCTCGGCCCGATGCGCGACGTGCCTCCCGGCGCGACGGTCACCGCCGAGCTCAGCGGCCTGGGCAGCGTCACCGCACGGTTCTCCAGCCCCGTCTCCAACCCCACCGCCGAGGAGGCGAAGTGA